A part of Chloroflexota bacterium genomic DNA contains:
- a CDS encoding cellobiose phosphorylase, whose product MSIQNKPLFDDRGRVIIQAYDQKRPFSSFLAGIGGLFGIPIWAFYNNRAQAISSFGIESKDHPILEFQPANKAYALTASTGFRTFLRTDQWTYEPFSPWVNDICQRDMHIGMNELEVIERNPARGLETSVLYFNIVNECFAALARKLTIRNIGKQPLQVEVLDGLPAVIPYGVNNDMLKSISRTIEAWMRVSNVENRSPFFTLKMTAEDTSEINTIEGGNFALGFSGGRLLPSFVDPVVLFGNDTNFTFPSQWKDGFNELNLSHQVCEGRTPCCFFNHDMSIGSEAESSMASVYGYAQDFSELERMSPEILKVGFLEKKRDEAQELVNDLAEPAKVQTGNPVFDVYAQQTFLDNILRGGWPEIVGDNAIYHVYSRKHGDPERDYNYFYLAPENYSQGNGNFRDVCQNRRDEVFFNPLTGDFNIRLFMSLIQLDGYNPLVVKGTKFSVTPNVRRNILDHVEKHEAFEKKLSSAFSPGELIRVAKACELEISAKELVDLVISRAEQHIQAEHGEGFWVDHWTYILDLIESYLAIFPDKKEELLFDSEPLPFFDNPHFVNSRDSKYILLNGKPRQQHAIGFSEEKQSKINAREDQRDWARTEFGAGEVFRVSLISKLVILAVNKFSTLDPYGMGIEMEAGRPGWCDALNGLPGIFGSSLPETFELIRLIDFVYQSSIKFPHSVELPVEVDELLQAILIQLQDYKTEFGYWDAVSAAREAYRKKTQMGVSGNLFEYSAADLQAILITFRRKLSRGINKAIEENGGIPPTYFYYDLVDYEPTGNKDDQGNETISPREFKQNTLPLYLEGPVRYMKLLEEKSEAKEIYSRVRQSALYDRKLKMYRLNDSLINETFEIGRAKAFSPGWLENESIWLHMSFKYLLELLKAGLYDEFFKEMLSNMPPYMDSSIYGRSLTENSSFLVSSAHPDPSIHGAGFVARLSGSTAEFLSMMLLFLVGPNPFIVDEQKDLILAFKPALPGDFFDEEGTLSFKFLGQCDVTYINPKRKDTYSSETQIEKIILYLPGGFKFALDDGVIPAPYSKMVRDGEINKIKVFIR is encoded by the coding sequence GTGAGTATTCAGAATAAGCCACTATTTGATGACCGGGGGAGGGTAATCATCCAAGCATATGATCAGAAGCGACCCTTCTCCAGTTTTCTTGCTGGAATAGGCGGCTTGTTTGGAATACCTATTTGGGCTTTTTACAATAATCGGGCGCAGGCGATTTCTTCATTTGGGATCGAGAGTAAAGACCATCCTATTCTTGAGTTTCAACCTGCTAATAAGGCTTATGCACTAACTGCTTCAACGGGTTTCAGGACTTTTTTAAGGACCGATCAGTGGACCTATGAACCTTTTTCCCCTTGGGTAAATGATATTTGCCAGCGGGATATGCATATTGGTATGAATGAGTTGGAAGTCATTGAAAGGAATCCAGCCAGGGGGTTGGAAACCAGTGTTTTGTACTTTAATATCGTTAATGAATGTTTCGCCGCATTGGCGAGAAAGCTGACAATACGGAATATTGGAAAACAACCACTTCAGGTTGAAGTGCTGGACGGTTTACCGGCAGTGATCCCCTATGGTGTGAACAACGATATGCTGAAATCCATCAGCAGAACAATTGAAGCCTGGATGCGGGTATCAAATGTTGAAAATCGCAGTCCCTTCTTCACCCTGAAAATGACTGCAGAAGATACGAGTGAGATAAACACAATTGAGGGTGGTAATTTTGCACTAGGTTTCTCTGGTGGGAGGCTTCTTCCATCCTTTGTTGATCCTGTCGTTCTTTTTGGAAATGATACGAATTTTACTTTTCCAAGTCAGTGGAAGGATGGTTTCAATGAGCTAAACCTGTCTCATCAAGTCTGCGAAGGAAGAACGCCTTGTTGTTTTTTCAACCATGATATGAGTATAGGCTCAGAGGCAGAGTCTTCCATGGCGAGTGTTTATGGCTATGCTCAGGATTTTAGTGAATTAGAAAGAATGAGTCCTGAAATACTCAAGGTTGGTTTCCTTGAGAAAAAACGGGATGAAGCTCAAGAGTTAGTCAATGATCTGGCTGAGCCTGCCAAAGTTCAAACTGGCAATCCAGTGTTTGATGTCTATGCTCAGCAGACGTTTCTTGACAATATCCTTCGGGGAGGATGGCCTGAGATTGTTGGGGATAATGCGATTTATCATGTATATTCCCGAAAACATGGCGACCCCGAGCGGGATTACAACTATTTTTATCTCGCTCCTGAGAATTATTCCCAGGGAAATGGCAACTTCCGAGATGTCTGTCAAAATCGACGAGACGAAGTTTTCTTCAATCCACTAACCGGCGATTTCAATATTCGTTTATTCATGAGCCTTATCCAACTAGATGGTTACAATCCATTGGTCGTCAAAGGAACAAAATTTTCAGTAACGCCTAACGTTCGCCGCAATATTCTAGATCACGTGGAAAAGCATGAAGCGTTTGAAAAAAAACTTTCCAGTGCCTTTTCTCCTGGCGAACTAATTCGGGTTGCCAAAGCGTGCGAACTGGAGATAAGCGCAAAGGAACTTGTTGACTTGGTCATTTCTCGGGCTGAACAACATATCCAGGCCGAACATGGAGAGGGTTTTTGGGTCGATCATTGGACTTATATTTTGGATCTTATCGAATCCTATTTGGCAATCTTTCCAGATAAAAAAGAGGAACTGCTTTTCGATTCAGAGCCCTTACCCTTCTTTGATAATCCACATTTTGTGAATTCAAGAGATTCGAAATACATTCTGTTAAATGGCAAGCCGCGTCAGCAGCATGCCATTGGATTCAGCGAAGAAAAGCAGTCAAAGATTAATGCTCGCGAGGATCAACGCGACTGGGCTCGGACTGAATTTGGGGCTGGAGAAGTTTTTAGAGTATCCCTTATCTCCAAGTTGGTGATACTGGCGGTCAATAAATTTTCAACTCTTGATCCATATGGGATGGGAATTGAAATGGAGGCAGGGCGTCCAGGCTGGTGCGATGCATTAAATGGACTGCCAGGTATATTTGGCTCTTCACTTCCCGAGACGTTTGAATTAATTCGTTTGATAGACTTCGTATATCAATCGTCAATCAAATTTCCACATTCGGTAGAATTGCCTGTCGAAGTTGATGAGTTGTTACAGGCTATCTTGATCCAGTTACAGGATTATAAAACTGAATTTGGCTATTGGGATGCTGTTTCAGCAGCGCGTGAAGCTTATCGCAAAAAAACACAGATGGGGGTTTCTGGTAACTTGTTTGAATATTCAGCGGCTGATCTGCAGGCTATTTTGATAACGTTTAGGCGGAAATTGTCTCGTGGAATTAACAAAGCGATTGAGGAAAATGGCGGTATACCCCCGACATATTTCTATTATGATCTTGTGGATTATGAACCAACTGGCAATAAAGATGATCAGGGTAATGAGACCATTTCGCCGAGAGAATTCAAACAAAATACGCTTCCACTTTATCTGGAAGGTCCAGTTAGATATATGAAGCTCTTGGAAGAGAAATCTGAGGCGAAAGAAATTTACTCACGGGTCAGACAAAGTGCGCTGTATGATCGTAAGTTGAAAATGTATCGATTAAACGATTCTCTTATCAATGAGACCTTCGAAATAGGAAGGGCGAAAGCCTTCTCTCCTGGGTGGTTAGAAAATGAATCCATCTGGCTTCATATGTCTTTCAAGTATCTATTGGAATTATTGAAGGCTGGACTTTATGATGAGTTTTTCAAAGAAATGCTTTCTAATATGCCTCCATATATGGATAGTTCGATCTATGGCAGGAGTCTAACTGAAAACTCGTCCTTCCTTGTCTCAAGTGCTCATCCAGACCCCTCAATCCATGGGGCTGGTTTTGTGGCGAGGCTTTCTGGTTCAACAGCCGAATTTTTATCGATGATGCTCTTATTCCTTGTTGGTCCCAACCCCTTTATTGTTGATGAGCAGAAAGATCTGATCCTGGCATTTAAACCTGCACTCCCAGGTGATTTTTTTGATGAAGAAGGTACGCTATCTTTCAAATTCCTGGGACAATGCGATGTCACATATATTAATCCGAAGCGGAAAGACACTTATTCTTCTGAGACTCAGATTGAAAAAATCATCCTTTACCTTCCTGGAGGATTCAAGTTTGCATTGGACGATGGCGTTATCCCTGCCCCTTATTCAAAGATGGTTCGGGATGGGGAGATTAATAAGATCAAAGTTTTTATTCGTTGA
- a CDS encoding glycoside hydrolase family 16 protein: protein MKPTGDLASIYGFTEIAFADDFSSDRLDGARWNIQVSKKQKNFEEQTYINSDETIYILQKDGALDFDGHALAIHPRYRPGYPSAEGKVFDFTSGRVDTVGKFDFTYGLISARMRLPVGQGLWPAFWLLGDDRWPDCGEIDIMENVGDPTWFSSGVHGPGYSGDAGLINSYYLSELEDLTSWHVYSAAWSPNMIDFFVDDILVNRLTKPMINYFGHWAFDNRKHIIINFAIGGNYPFKINGNKVPYFGLPQKTVDEIKKDRVRVLVDWIKVYQ from the coding sequence ATGAAGCCGACCGGAGATCTTGCAAGCATATATGGTTTTACGGAAATAGCCTTTGCTGATGACTTCAGTTCAGACAGGCTGGATGGGGCCAGATGGAATATTCAGGTCTCCAAAAAACAGAAGAATTTTGAAGAGCAGACATATATCAACTCTGATGAGACGATCTATATTCTTCAGAAGGATGGGGCATTGGATTTTGATGGCCATGCGCTTGCCATCCATCCAAGATATCGGCCCGGCTATCCTTCAGCTGAAGGAAAAGTGTTTGACTTTACGTCGGGTAGGGTGGATACAGTTGGGAAGTTCGATTTCACCTATGGTTTGATATCTGCCCGGATGAGACTTCCCGTGGGTCAAGGTTTGTGGCCGGCTTTTTGGTTATTGGGCGACGATCGATGGCCAGACTGCGGTGAAATTGACATTATGGAGAATGTTGGTGATCCTACCTGGTTTAGCTCAGGCGTCCACGGCCCAGGATATTCAGGAGATGCTGGCCTGATTAATTCTTATTATTTATCGGAATTGGAGGATCTGACAAGTTGGCATGTTTATTCGGCGGCCTGGAGTCCTAATATGATAGATTTCTTCGTTGACGATATTCTGGTCAACCGATTAACGAAGCCGATGATAAATTATTTTGGCCATTGGGCTTTTGACAATCGGAAACACATCATAATTAATTTTGCCATAGGTGGAAATTACCCCTTTAAGATTAATGGAAACAAAGTGCCGTATTTCGGCCTGCCGCAGAAAACTGTTGATGAGATCAAAAAAGATCGTGTCAGGGTTTTAGTGGATTGGATCAAAGTCTATCAATGA
- a CDS encoding glycoside hydrolase family 16 protein has product MVILFTGCQNPTEPVAPSTPTLMPTATATLAPTSIPTSTPIVPPEPMGIDEYEGYELVWHDEFDGDEINRDNWTFDMGGYGFGNGEAQYYTDRPENARVENGLLVIEARFEKFENSYYTSAKLWSKDLQEFQYGRIEARTKVPSGAGLWPAFWMLGADFDPHVDENNTFTSNWPFCGEIDIMEYIGREPKLILGTAHGPGYSGALGLGKWNPQEFLIADEFHTYAIEWTFEGITWFFDDEPYFTLNREDVGDREWVFDHDFFLILNLAVGGNFPGPIAMDTQFPANYYVDYVRVYQQVP; this is encoded by the coding sequence ATGGTTATATTGTTTACGGGATGTCAGAATCCGACTGAGCCAGTTGCCCCCAGTACCCCAACATTGATGCCGACAGCAACGGCGACGCTTGCCCCGACTTCTATACCAACTTCAACACCAATTGTGCCTCCGGAGCCAATGGGGATAGACGAATATGAGGGGTATGAGTTGGTCTGGCATGATGAATTTGATGGTGATGAAATTAACCGTGACAACTGGACCTTTGATATGGGTGGCTATGGTTTTGGAAATGGTGAAGCTCAATATTACACCGACCGTCCTGAAAACGCCCGAGTTGAAAACGGTTTATTGGTTATTGAAGCCCGCTTCGAAAAATTTGAAAATTCTTATTACACGTCTGCGAAACTTTGGAGTAAGGATTTGCAGGAATTTCAATATGGCCGAATTGAAGCTCGCACAAAGGTGCCTTCTGGAGCAGGTCTATGGCCGGCCTTTTGGATGCTTGGTGCAGACTTTGACCCCCATGTTGACGAGAATAACACATTCACGAGCAATTGGCCGTTTTGCGGCGAGATTGACATTATGGAATATATTGGGCGAGAGCCAAAGCTTATCTTGGGCACAGCTCATGGCCCCGGTTATTCAGGCGCGCTTGGCCTGGGTAAGTGGAATCCTCAGGAGTTCTTGATTGCAGATGAATTTCACACCTATGCCATTGAATGGACTTTTGAAGGGATAACTTGGTTCTTCGATGATGAACCGTACTTCACCCTAAATCGTGAAGATGTCGGAGATCGTGAATGGGTTTTCGATCATGATTTCTTTTTAATTTTGAACCTCGCGGTTGGAGGTAATTTCCCTGGGCCAATAGCCATGGATACTCAATTCCCAGCGAATTATTATGTTGATTATGTTCGTGTTTACCAGCAGGTTCCATAA
- a CDS encoding carbohydrate ABC transporter permease, which yields MNNNRVSVLSEPKQRFSRRIKWGRVLSYIILIAFALVYIGPILMLVNTAFNTLPQFMVDPTIPVKEPVFQNFIDAWEKANFPKYITNSVIYTGVATTIFVLSAIFVAFPLARGYVKGSKFLLSLFVIALFLPSAMIPQFQLILRLGLYNTRIGYILLFLVNPIGIVILVNYIKTIPRELDEAAAMDGCGYFRFVVKVILPLIRPAIATVIVLHAIGIWNELIQPTIYLTNKNYYPITRGLVVFQGVYGYNWPTLAAAVLILTIPMVILFLILQRYIISGLTQGAVKG from the coding sequence ATGAATAACAATCGAGTGTCTGTCCTTTCCGAACCTAAACAGCGTTTTTCGAGGCGAATCAAATGGGGAAGAGTGCTCTCATACATTATTCTGATTGCATTTGCATTAGTTTATATTGGACCTATTCTAATGCTTGTCAATACGGCATTTAACACACTGCCCCAGTTCATGGTTGATCCTACAATTCCTGTAAAGGAACCAGTGTTTCAGAATTTTATTGACGCTTGGGAAAAGGCGAACTTCCCGAAGTATATTACCAATTCAGTAATCTATACCGGTGTTGCGACGACCATATTTGTGCTCAGTGCGATTTTTGTCGCCTTTCCCTTAGCTCGCGGTTATGTAAAAGGTTCAAAATTCCTGCTGAGTTTGTTTGTGATCGCCCTGTTCCTGCCTTCCGCTATGATCCCTCAATTTCAATTGATCTTAAGGCTGGGATTATACAATACTCGGATAGGTTATATTTTGTTGTTCCTCGTCAATCCGATCGGGATTGTTATTCTTGTGAACTACATTAAAACCATACCAAGAGAACTTGATGAAGCAGCGGCAATGGACGGATGCGGATATTTCCGCTTTGTCGTGAAGGTAATTCTTCCATTGATTAGACCTGCTATTGCGACAGTGATTGTTTTGCATGCAATTGGTATATGGAATGAACTGATCCAGCCAACGATTTATCTTACAAATAAAAACTATTACCCAATCACAAGAGGGCTGGTGGTGTTCCAGGGTGTTTATGGATATAACTGGCCAACATTGGCTGCAGCAGTTTTGATTTTGACAATTCCGATGGTTATTTTGTTCCTAATTTTACAGCGTTATATAATCTCTGGCCTAACCCAGGGTGCTGTAAAAGGTTAA
- a CDS encoding sugar ABC transporter permease translates to MKYVFGRGKAVWIPVMLLIPGMFFYFAVSLGPSIATSYWSFTDATGIVGIPVNWIGFENYREFLFLGTASRDNLSALLRTLKFSFLVSTIQFTVGLFIALLLNQNLKGTKFFRTLFFYPVILGVTIQGLIWKLFLYPMGGPMTKILGLFGMQSELLGGLPNQAFMWVVFVQIWANMGITMVIFLSGLQTIPSELLEAAKMDGANPWQVFRNVIWPLLTPSINTNLLLNIIGSLQAWQLFFLLLGYRNGTQVLGYLVFAQGFGQSSGSMTLGFRQGFAAAASIVLFILVLIIGLGTQYFLNRREKRILGGEI, encoded by the coding sequence ATGAAATACGTTTTCGGGAGAGGAAAAGCCGTTTGGATCCCTGTGATGCTGTTGATTCCAGGAATGTTTTTCTATTTTGCAGTTTCTCTTGGGCCTTCAATTGCAACAAGCTACTGGTCTTTCACAGATGCAACAGGGATTGTGGGTATACCTGTAAATTGGATCGGTTTTGAAAATTACAGAGAATTCCTGTTTTTAGGGACCGCATCCCGAGATAACTTGAGTGCACTTCTTAGGACTCTCAAGTTCAGTTTCTTAGTCTCAACAATCCAATTTACCGTTGGACTGTTCATTGCCCTGCTGCTAAATCAGAATCTAAAAGGAACAAAATTCTTTAGAACGCTGTTCTTTTATCCAGTGATCTTGGGTGTAACCATTCAGGGTTTGATTTGGAAATTATTCCTCTACCCAATGGGCGGGCCAATGACAAAAATCCTGGGTTTGTTTGGTATGCAATCTGAGTTATTAGGTGGCTTGCCAAATCAGGCTTTCATGTGGGTTGTGTTTGTTCAGATCTGGGCAAATATGGGGATAACGATGGTTATCTTCCTTTCAGGTTTACAAACGATTCCCAGTGAATTGTTGGAAGCTGCAAAAATGGATGGTGCAAATCCCTGGCAAGTTTTTCGAAATGTAATTTGGCCTTTGTTGACTCCAAGTATTAATACCAATCTATTATTAAATATTATCGGGTCGTTACAGGCCTGGCAATTGTTCTTTTTGTTATTGGGTTATCGAAATGGTACCCAGGTTTTGGGATACTTGGTTTTCGCCCAAGGTTTCGGTCAGTCTTCAGGAAGCATGACTTTAGGGTTCCGGCAAGGGTTCGCAGCTGCAGCCTCCATTGTTCTGTTCATCCTGGTTTTGATTATTGGTTTGGGAACGCAATACTTCCTGAATCGGCGTGAAAAACGAATCTTAGGAGGTGAAATCTAA
- a CDS encoding extracellular solute-binding protein — protein sequence MKKIYFALVLVLALSMVLAACAGGAQTPQTVSDTTGQETTGGGETVVEEKEPVTLSVLIHQHPPLVEYMEAFNAKFEEAYPYVTVDMSVVNANDLATVTQTRLTANDIDVIDMAGFANASQPYMVDVVPPNWQTLIEAGLLMDLTGQPFLDSYQQAAIDTGSFDGKVYQIPVGTTIYSGVFYNKALFAEYGVEVPTTWDELVTACDTFAAADIPCMTSGGADGWPIFVGAYGLIGSIFPDQYALVEGLWDGTIKWNDAKALEMWSKMQVYARDFLETGASGLSHDGAPGRFASGAVAMLPMGTWNAAMIQAVDPEMDWGYFPFPGSDNPEDNQYWFGKYDMGWAAAANSENSEEALAYLAMLSDPENYQEFIDTVEFIPTQVGVTLDSRIGEEIAKYADNFRIGYEQIWIAPTGTGQWANPWASYFQPFNEWDDPQALADQAQADLQAGLDAVGK from the coding sequence ATGAAAAAGATTTATTTTGCCTTAGTATTAGTCCTGGCCTTAAGCATGGTGCTTGCTGCTTGTGCTGGTGGTGCTCAAACACCTCAGACTGTCAGCGACACGACTGGTCAGGAAACGACAGGTGGTGGGGAAACTGTAGTTGAAGAGAAGGAACCGGTTACTCTCAGTGTCCTCATCCACCAGCACCCACCTCTGGTTGAATACATGGAAGCGTTCAACGCAAAGTTTGAAGAAGCCTACCCTTATGTTACCGTTGATATGTCTGTTGTTAATGCCAATGACCTGGCAACAGTTACGCAGACTCGGTTAACTGCCAATGATATTGACGTCATTGATATGGCTGGATTCGCGAATGCTTCCCAACCTTACATGGTTGATGTCGTTCCTCCAAACTGGCAGACCTTAATTGAGGCTGGTTTATTGATGGACCTGACAGGACAGCCGTTCCTTGATAGTTACCAACAAGCGGCAATTGATACCGGTTCCTTCGACGGTAAAGTATACCAGATTCCCGTTGGCACCACGATTTACAGTGGTGTCTTCTATAACAAAGCGCTCTTTGCTGAATATGGCGTGGAAGTCCCAACGACCTGGGATGAACTGGTTACCGCCTGCGATACATTTGCTGCTGCCGATATCCCCTGCATGACATCTGGTGGCGCAGATGGATGGCCCATTTTTGTGGGTGCCTATGGTTTGATTGGTTCCATTTTCCCAGATCAATATGCACTGGTTGAAGGTCTATGGGATGGCACAATTAAGTGGAATGATGCCAAGGCTCTTGAAATGTGGTCCAAGATGCAAGTTTACGCCCGCGACTTCCTGGAAACCGGCGCCAGTGGACTTTCTCATGACGGCGCTCCTGGACGTTTTGCTTCAGGTGCAGTTGCAATGTTGCCGATGGGCACCTGGAATGCCGCAATGATCCAGGCTGTTGATCCTGAGATGGATTGGGGTTACTTCCCATTCCCTGGCAGCGATAACCCAGAGGATAATCAGTATTGGTTCGGCAAATATGATATGGGATGGGCTGCTGCAGCGAATTCTGAAAATTCGGAAGAAGCTTTAGCATACCTGGCCATGTTGTCGGATCCGGAAAATTATCAGGAATTCATTGATACGGTTGAATTCATTCCTACTCAGGTGGGCGTGACTCTCGATAGCCGGATTGGTGAGGAAATTGCTAAATATGCTGATAATTTCCGAATTGGTTATGAACAGATTTGGATTGCTCCAACCGGTACCGGTCAATGGGCAAATCCTTGGGCGTCCTATTTCCAACCATTCAACGAGTGGGACGATCCGCAGGCCTTAGCTGATCAAGCACAAGCAGATCTGCAGGCTGGGCTGGATGCTGTAGGGAAATAA
- a CDS encoding LacI family DNA-binding transcriptional regulator, with protein sequence MAITLEEIAKLSNVSRATVSRVINGESNVREETRQRVLDVIESVNFQPNLAARSLAAGRTNVIGLVIPAGIAAIFSDPWFPQVVNGISMACNSKGYSVMLWLAEPEYERQMITRILHSGLLDGVIVSSMSINDPIIKALHLSKMPFVLIGRHPTLDIVHVDVDNYTGGYDATKHLISLGNKKIATISGPQNLIAGYDRFQGYKQALEDNGLSVDSELVIEGDFSEVSGYEGGLELIKHHPDAIFVSNDTMALGTLRAMREMKINVPDDIAIVGFDDIPNAISSPIPLTTVRQPSQKMGRAAVNALLDLINNKSNHQNKIFSTELIIRESCGATK encoded by the coding sequence ATGGCAATCACCCTTGAAGAAATCGCAAAACTAAGTAACGTATCCCGTGCTACTGTTTCCCGGGTCATAAATGGTGAATCGAATGTCCGGGAAGAAACGCGCCAGAGAGTATTAGATGTAATTGAGAGTGTCAATTTCCAACCAAATCTGGCAGCACGTTCTCTGGCAGCAGGTCGAACGAACGTTATTGGATTGGTGATACCTGCTGGCATTGCTGCTATCTTTTCTGATCCATGGTTTCCACAAGTTGTGAATGGTATTTCAATGGCGTGCAATTCAAAGGGGTATAGTGTGATGCTGTGGTTGGCAGAGCCGGAATATGAACGCCAGATGATCACCAGAATATTGCACAGTGGGCTACTGGATGGTGTAATCGTTTCATCAATGTCAATCAACGATCCAATTATAAAAGCACTCCATTTAAGTAAGATGCCGTTTGTTTTGATTGGTCGACACCCTACTCTTGATATTGTTCACGTTGATGTTGACAATTATACAGGTGGCTATGATGCCACCAAACATTTGATCTCTTTGGGGAATAAAAAAATTGCCACGATTTCGGGGCCCCAGAATTTGATAGCTGGTTATGATCGTTTTCAGGGTTACAAGCAAGCCCTTGAAGATAATGGACTTTCGGTTGATTCTGAATTGGTAATTGAGGGTGATTTTTCAGAGGTGAGTGGTTATGAAGGGGGGCTGGAGTTAATAAAACATCATCCTGATGCCATATTCGTCTCAAATGACACGATGGCTCTGGGCACCCTAAGGGCTATGCGCGAGATGAAGATCAATGTGCCGGATGATATTGCAATTGTGGGTTTTGACGATATTCCAAACGCCATTTCCAGTCCAATTCCCCTTACTACTGTAAGGCAGCCTAGTCAGAAGATGGGTAGAGCGGCTGTCAATGCTTTGCTGGATTTGATTAATAATAAATCAAATCACCAGAACAAAATCTTTTCTACTGAATTGATTATTCGGGAATCTTGTGGTGCAACAAAGTAG
- a CDS encoding PD40 domain-containing protein has translation MKKVLGICLFCLILVGCTSSQPTPDVNLTPTDPITISPSPEPTTAPTELPPTSTQGILPNQAPYYYVDYVLPGADPQPFGAEFFSGSFHSAPVFSPDMQTMWWAGSYGSATIYTSHFEDETWSEPVTVQFSDTLHQYRDPFISPDGQLFFFISPDPIPGLSGTGKENIWMMVKDGDGWSEPQPLPQSINALSLHWTISVDEAYTLYFSAGEQGNMDIYVSRYIDGTYADPVPLDPTVNSEAMEITPNIAPDGSYLIYSRYTSQDENALMYISYATDTGWTEPVQVNNVPYCISPIVTPDGAFVIYLSSPSSFGWRDTSFIEELRP, from the coding sequence ATGAAGAAGGTTCTTGGAATCTGCCTATTCTGCCTTATTCTGGTTGGTTGCACATCTAGTCAACCTACTCCTGATGTCAACCTCACCCCCACCGACCCAATAACCATTTCTCCCAGCCCGGAACCAACCACCGCGCCCACTGAACTTCCGCCAACATCTACCCAAGGGATCCTCCCCAACCAGGCCCCCTATTACTATGTTGACTATGTCCTGCCCGGCGCTGACCCCCAGCCTTTTGGCGCTGAATTCTTCAGCGGTTCCTTCCATTCCGCACCGGTCTTTTCACCCGATATGCAAACCATGTGGTGGGCCGGCTCCTATGGTTCCGCCACAATCTATACCAGTCATTTTGAGGATGAGACCTGGTCAGAACCTGTCACTGTACAATTCTCGGACACACTCCACCAATACCGAGATCCCTTTATCTCACCGGATGGGCAGCTTTTCTTCTTCATCTCCCCCGACCCAATTCCCGGCCTCTCAGGCACTGGGAAAGAGAATATCTGGATGATGGTAAAAGACGGTGACGGCTGGAGCGAACCGCAGCCCCTGCCGCAATCGATCAACGCCCTCTCCTTACACTGGACCATCTCAGTCGACGAAGCATACACGCTTTATTTCTCTGCAGGTGAGCAGGGCAACATGGATATCTACGTTTCCCGATACATTGATGGCACTTATGCGGACCCGGTACCCCTGGATCCGACGGTCAACAGTGAAGCGATGGAGATCACGCCCAACATCGCCCCCGATGGCAGCTATCTGATCTATTCACGCTACACCAGCCAGGATGAAAACGCATTGATGTATATTTCCTACGCTACTGATACAGGCTGGACCGAACCTGTCCAGGTCAATAACGTCCCCTACTGCATCAGCCCGATAGTAACGCCCGATGGCGCGTTTGTGATCTATCTCAGCAGCCCATCATCTTTCGGTTGGCGAGATACGTCCTTTATTGAAGAACTCCGGCCTTAA